In Macadamia integrifolia cultivar HAES 741 chromosome 5, SCU_Mint_v3, whole genome shotgun sequence, a single window of DNA contains:
- the LOC122079899 gene encoding protein RTE1-HOMOLOG-like isoform X2 has protein sequence MESNIDPGSDDELMPKKITPENMQIDPKRARFPCSIVWTPLPVISWFLPFIGHIGICREDGVILDFAGPNFVCVDNFTFGAVARYIQLNREKCWVSPSLGEHEIPDRYGQSDPVTERMTWDDALRRSTQEFQHRSYNLFTCNCHSFVANNLNRLGYGGTSRWNVVNLATVIFLKGCWVNKMAIVRSILPFILVLSLGLMFGGWTFVTGLASFAFILVGWFLLGTYCFKSLIQL, from the exons ATGGAATCAAATATCGATCCTGGTTCTGATGATGAGCTGATGCCCAAGAAAATAACACCAGAAAATATGCAAATTGATCCTAAAAGAGCCCGTTTTCCCTGCTCCATTGTGTGGACGCCACTTCCTGTCATTTCATGGTTCTTACCTTTCATTGGCCATATTGGTATTTGCAGAGAGGATGGGGTCATCTTGGACTTTGCAGGACCCAATTTTGTGTGTGTGGACAACTTTACATTTGGTGCTGTGGCCCGCTACATTCAGTTAAACAGAGAAAAG TGCTGGGTTTCTCCTTCTCTTGGTGAGCATGAAATTCCTGATAGATATGGACAGAGTGATCCTGTTACTGAGAGGATGACCTGGGATGATGCACTACGGAGAAGCACACAGGAATTCCAGCACCGTTCATACAACCTGTTTACCTGCAATTGCCACTCCTTTGTTGCAAACAATCTTAATAGGTTGGGCTATGGTGGCACCAGCAGGTGGAATGTGGTGAACCTGGCAACTGTTATCTTTCTCAAGGGATGTTGGGTGAATAAAATGGCTATCGTGAGGTCCATTTTACCATTTATTCTAGTTCTTAGCCTAGGGCTTATGTTTGGTGGCTGGACCTTTGTCACGGGTTTGGCTTCATTCGCCTTCATTCTCGTTGGTTGGTTTCTTCTTGGTACATATTGCTTCAAGAGTCTCATTCAATTGTAG
- the LOC122079899 gene encoding protein RTE1-HOMOLOG-like isoform X1: MESNIDPGSDDELMPKKITPENMQIDPKRARFPCSIVWTPLPVISWFLPFIGHIGICREDGVILDFAGPNFVCVDNFTFGAVARYIQLNREKQCWVSPSLGEHEIPDRYGQSDPVTERMTWDDALRRSTQEFQHRSYNLFTCNCHSFVANNLNRLGYGGTSRWNVVNLATVIFLKGCWVNKMAIVRSILPFILVLSLGLMFGGWTFVTGLASFAFILVGWFLLGTYCFKSLIQL, translated from the exons ATGGAATCAAATATCGATCCTGGTTCTGATGATGAGCTGATGCCCAAGAAAATAACACCAGAAAATATGCAAATTGATCCTAAAAGAGCCCGTTTTCCCTGCTCCATTGTGTGGACGCCACTTCCTGTCATTTCATGGTTCTTACCTTTCATTGGCCATATTGGTATTTGCAGAGAGGATGGGGTCATCTTGGACTTTGCAGGACCCAATTTTGTGTGTGTGGACAACTTTACATTTGGTGCTGTGGCCCGCTACATTCAGTTAAACAGAGAAAAG CAGTGCTGGGTTTCTCCTTCTCTTGGTGAGCATGAAATTCCTGATAGATATGGACAGAGTGATCCTGTTACTGAGAGGATGACCTGGGATGATGCACTACGGAGAAGCACACAGGAATTCCAGCACCGTTCATACAACCTGTTTACCTGCAATTGCCACTCCTTTGTTGCAAACAATCTTAATAGGTTGGGCTATGGTGGCACCAGCAGGTGGAATGTGGTGAACCTGGCAACTGTTATCTTTCTCAAGGGATGTTGGGTGAATAAAATGGCTATCGTGAGGTCCATTTTACCATTTATTCTAGTTCTTAGCCTAGGGCTTATGTTTGGTGGCTGGACCTTTGTCACGGGTTTGGCTTCATTCGCCTTCATTCTCGTTGGTTGGTTTCTTCTTGGTACATATTGCTTCAAGAGTCTCATTCAATTGTAG
- the LOC122079676 gene encoding thioredoxin H-type-like → MAEEGQVLGCHTIEAWNEQLQKGNESKKLIVVDFTASWCGPCRIMAPILAELAKKLPNVTFLKVDVDELKSIATDWAVEAMPTFVFLKEGKIVDKIVGAKKDELHQKVALHAAA, encoded by the exons ATGGCAGAAGAGGGACAAGTGCTCGGTTGTCACACCATTGAAGCTTGGAACGAACAGCTTCAGAAGGGAAATGAATCCAAGAAACTG ATAGTTGTTGATTTCACTGCATCATGGTGTGGACCATGCCGTATTATGGCCCCTATCTTGGCTGAGCTGGCCAAGAAGCTGCCTAATGTCACTTTTCTCAAGGTGGATGTGGATGAACTGAAG TCCATTGCAACAGACTGGGCAGTGGAGGCTATGCCAACCTTCGTGTTCCTGAAAGAAGGGAAGATAGTGGACAAGATTGTGGGTGCAAAGAAAGATGAGCTGCACCAGAAGGTCGCACTGCATGCTGCtgcataa
- the LOC122079675 gene encoding beta-galactosidase 3-like: MGIYSVSKLLSFSFLVLFLGLVQCSVTYDRKAIIINGQRRILVSGSIHYPRSTPEMWGDLVQKAKEGGLDVIDTYVFWNVHEPTPGNYNFDGRYNLVQFIKTVQKAGLYVHLRLGPYICGEWNFGGFPVWLKYVPGISFRTDNEPFKMAMQGFVQKIVYMMKSEKLFESQGGPIILSQIENEYGPERKAFGAAGYAYMSWAANMAAGLGTGVPWVMCKEDDAPDPVINSCNGFYCDAFSPNRPYKPTLWTEAWSGWFTEFGGTVHQRPVQDLAFAVARFIQKGGSFVNYYMYHGGTNFGRTAGGPFITTSYDYDAPIDEYGLVRQPKYGHLKELHKAIKLCERALVSADPIVTSLGSYQQAHVFSSKSGDCAAFLANNNPNSAARVMFNNMHYNLPPWSISILPDCRNAVYNTAKVGVQTSQMEMLPTNAELLSWAMYDEDVSSLDDNSVTTANGLLEQINVTRDTSDYLWYITSVEVGPQESFLRGGEPPSLTVQSTGHALHVFINGQLSGSAFGTRENRRFTFTGTVNNLRAGTNRIALLSMAVGLPNVGTHYEAWNTGILGPVVMHGIDQGKRDLSWQKWSYQVGLKGEAMNLVSPNGISSVEWMSASLVAQKRQPLTWYKSYFNAPEGNEPLALDLGSMGKGQVWINGQSIGRYWTAWANGNCNGCSYSGTFRPLKCQSGCGQPTQRWYHVPRSWLKPTQNLLVLLEELGGDVSKISLVKRSVTSVCADVSEWHPNIKNWHIESYGKSQEFHRPKVHLRCAAGQSISTIKFASFGTPFGTCGSFQQGTCHAPTSFAILEKKCLGKERCSVAISNSNFGADPCPNVLKRLSVEAVCAPTTVQGHS, translated from the exons ATGGGAATTTACTCAGTTTCGAAGttgctttccttttccttcttggtTTTGTTTCTGGGTTTGGTCCAGTGTAGTGTGACTTACGATCGGAAGGCTATTATCATTAATGGGCAGAGGAGAATCCTAGTCTCAGGCTCCATACACTACCCGAGGAGCACCCCTGAA ATGTGGGGAGATCTTGTACAGAAAGCTAAAGAAGGAGGGTTGGATGTTATAGATACCTACGTTTTCTGGAACGTACATGAACCTACTCCCGGCAAT TACAATTTCGATGGAAGATACAATCTGGTTCAATTCATAAAGACGGTGCAGAAAGCAGGACTCTATGTTCATCTTCGGCTTGGCCCTTACATTTGTGGAGAGTGGAATTTTGG AGGGTTTCCTGTTTGGTTGAAGTATGTTCCTGGTATCAGCTTCCGTACGGATAATGAACCCTTTAAg ATGGCAATGCAAGGGTTTGTCCAAAAGATTGTATACATGATGAAGAGCGAGAAGCTATTTGAGTCCCAGGGTGGCCCCATTATTCTCTCCCAA ATTGAAAACGAGTATGGGCCTGAAAGAAAGGCATTTGGAGCTGCTGGTTATGCATATATGTCTTGGGCTGCAAATATGGCTGCGGGATTAGGCACAGGGGTCCCTTGGGTCATGTGCAAGGAAGATGATGCCCCTGATCCGGTG ATAAACTCATGCAATGGTTTTTACTGTGATGCTTTTTCTCCGAACAGACCTTATAAGCCTACACTGTGGACTGAGGCTTGGAGTGGCTG GTTCACGGAGTTCGGTGGTACAGTTCACCAGCGGCCGGTTCAAGATTTGGCATTTGCAGTTGCTCGCTTCATACAGAAGGGAGGCTCATTTGTTAACTACTACatg TACCATGGAGGCACAAACTTTGGGCGCACTGCTGGAGGTCCTTTCATCACTACCAGTTATGACTATGATGCACCCATTGACGAATATG GCTTGGTCAGGCAACCTAAATATGGACATTTGAAGGAGCTCCATAAGGCTATTAAACTTTGTGAGCGAGCTTTAGTTTCAGCAGACCCTATTGTTACTTCTTTAGGAAGTTACCAGCAG GCTCATGTGTTCTCTTCTAAGTCCGGAGATTGTGCAGCTTTTCTTGCGAACAACAATCCTAATTCTGCTGCAAGGGTGATGTTCAATAACATGCATTACAACCTGCCACCTTGGTCCATCAGCATCCTTCCTGATTGTAGAAATGCTGTCTATAACACTGCAAAG GTTGGAGTTCAAACATCACAGATGGAAATGTTGcccaccaatgctgagttgctgTCCTGGGCAATGTATGACGAGGATGTTTCTTCACTTGATGACAATTCAGTGACGACTGCTAATGGTCTTTTGGAGCAGATAAATGTAACCAGGGATACAAGTGATTATCTGTGGTACATCACTAG TGTTGAAGTTGGTCCACAAGAATCGTTTTTGCGTGGGGGTGAACCACCAAGTCTCACCGTTCAGTCAACAGGGCATGCTTTACATGTCTTTATCAATGGGCAGCTATCGG GATCTGCCTTTGGAACTAGGGAGAACAGGAGATTCACATTTACAGGAACGGTTAACAACCTGCGAGCTGGAACAAACCGAATTGCACTCCTCAGCATGGCTGTTGGATTGCCA AATGTTGGAACACATTATGAGGCATGGAACACTGGAATCTTGGGTCCTGTTGTGATGCATGGTATTGACCAGGGGAAAAGAGACTTGAGTTGGCAGAAATGGTCCTACCAG GTTGGTCTGAAAGGTGAGGCCATGAATCTTGTCTCTCCAAATGGAATTTCTTCTGTTGAGTGGATGAGTGCATCATTAGTTGCACAGAAGCGGCAGCCATTGACATGGTATAAG TCTTATTTTAATGCTCCTGAAGGAAATGAACCGTTGGCATTAGACTTGGGGAGTATGGGTAAGGGCCAAGTATGGATCAACGGACAGAGCATAGGTAGATATTGGACTGCTTGGGCAAATGGTAATTGCAATGGATGTAGTTATTCTGGAACGTTTAGACCTCTCAAGTGTCAATCTGGATGCGGCCAACCAACCCAGCGATG GTATCATGTACCACGCTCTTGGTTAAAGCCTACCCAAAATCTTCTTGTACTTCTCGAGGAACTTGGTGGGGATGTGTCAAAAATTTCTCTTGTGAAGAGATCAGTGACCAGTGTCTGTGCTGATGTGTCTGAGTGGCACCCCAACATTAAGAATTGGCATATCGAGAGTTATGGAAAATCACAGGAGTTCCACAGACCAAAGGTTCACTTGCGGTGTGCAGCAGGACAGTCCATCTCTACCATCAAATTCGCAAGCTTTGGCACCCCTTTTGGGACTTGTGGAAGTTTCCAGCAGGGAACCTGCCATGCTCCAACCTCATTTGCAATATTAGAGAAG AAGTGCTTAGGGAAGGAGAGATGCTCAGTAGCCATATCCAACAGCAACTTTGGAGCTGACCCATGTCCTAATGTGCTGAAGAGATTGTCTGTGGAAGCTGTTTGTGCCCCAACAACTGTGCAGGGGCACAGTTAG